The segment GCTTTTGAAGAATATGGTGTTGAATCAGATTTATGGAATGATTATTATAATAAATATTCTGATTATACGGAACTTTATGCCAATGAATATAATTATACAGACATTATTTTTGTTTCTAAAGAGGGGAATATTGTTTTTTCTGCTAAAAATAAGTTTGATTTAGGGATTAATATAAAAGAATTTGGTTTAAATGATTTTTTTATGAGTGCAGAAAATGGTTTTGGTTTTACAGATTTTATTTATTCTGATATTTTAAAAGAACCAGTTATGTTTATAGGAAAGCCAGTTTTTAAAGAGGATAAAAGTGTTGGATTTGTAGTTTTTATTATAAATATGCAACCTTTAAATGATATTGTACATGAAAAGGTTGGACTTGGTGAAAGTGGTGAAATATATATAGTAGGATCAGATAATAAGATGAGATCGAGAACATATTTAAATGATGATTTAGATATTTTATCTCAAGCTTCTATTGTTACAGACGTAGATACTGGAGCTTCAGTAGAAAAATTAGATAAAAAATCAAAGATGGAAATAATTACTGATTATAATGGTAAGAGTGTTTTATCTTCTTATTCGGATATAGATGTTTATGGTATGAAATGGGGAATAATGGCTAAGATAAATTTTGAAGAGGCTTTAAAAAGTGCGTTTACGATTAGAAAAATTATAATAATGAGTATTTCTATTACATTTTTTATAATAATTATAGTATCTGTATTTTTTTCTAATTACATTTCTAAACCATTAAAAAGACTTACAAAAATTATGAAAAAAAGAAATCTAAATGAAAAAGTATCTGTAGACTTAATGAAAAGAAAAGATGAGGTTGGAATTTTAACAAGAGAATTTTTTGATATGGTTTCTACACTTCAAAAAATATTTATATCTTTTGAAGAATCGTCTAAACAAGTCAATTTGTCAGCTGTTAACCTTTCTTCTTCGGCAGAAGAGACTGGTGCTGGTACGGAAGAAATAAGCGGGCAAATAAATATGATTTCAGAAAGTGCATTATCTTTTAAGAATAATATGGATATAATAAATGAAGAAATACTGAAAATTAATGATAAATCTATTGGAATATTGAAATCTTCAGAAGAGTTGAATATTTTTACTGATGAAGTTAATAGATTATCTGATGAAGGATATTCTTCTATAAAAAATGTTTCTGGAATTATAAAAAAGTCTTCAGATGTTTCAAATTCAAATATTGAAGAAATAAAAAAACTTTTAGATTTAACTTCAAATATAGGAAATATAATTGACTCGATAAATTCTATAACAGACCAGACAAATTTGTTAGCTTTAAATGCTTCTATTGAAGCGGCTCGTGCTGGAGAAGCAGGAAAGGGATTTGCTGTTGTTGCATCAGAAATACGTAATTTAGCTGATGAATCCAAAAAATCTACGGATAAGATAAGAGATATTCTTAACCTCATTTATGTCAGTTCAGAAAATGTAGAAGGTAAATCTAAAAAGGTTTTTGATTATGTTTTATCAGCAAAGAAAGATATTGATGATGTTTCTGATAAGTTTGAAAATATAAATAATAAAATTTCTTCTATAGCAAAAGGTATTAAAAATTTGAATTTTGATGTCGAGGAACAGAATGAATATACAGATAATATAAAAAATTCTATGGTAAAAACTATAGAGAAATTAGAAGATATGAAAGATCAAATAGAGTTTTCAAATGAGGGTCTTAAAGAACAAGTTGATGCTGTTCAATTTATAAGAGATAATATTGAAGAACTCACAATGCTTTCTGAAACTTTAAAAAATGATATAAGTAATTTTGAATTTTGAAATAAAGTAAACTCTTGACTTTACAAGAAATTAACGTTAAATTTGAAATATTCCCCTTGAAATAAAGTATACTTCTTTATATATAATTTATATATAAATTATATATAAATTATATCAGGGGGAGTTTTATGACATCTTTACAGAAAAAGAATTTTAATATTTTTGCCATTGGTATGTTTGTTTCATTATTGGGATCTCAAATCCAAATGATATCTATGCCTTTATTTATATTAGATATTACGGGGTCAGGAACTTTAACGGGTTTTTTTACTTTTTTAATGTTGTTTCCATTTATTTTAATTACTCCTGTAGCGGGAGTTTTAGGGGATAGATTGAACAGAAAAAATATTATGGTATATATGGATATAATAAGAGGCTTTATGGTGATGTTTCTCGCTATTTGGGCTTTTTTATTTGAAATTTCTTTAACTATGATTTTTATTTTTCAAATTTTCATATCTGTAATGGATGGAATTTTTTCAAGTTCTACTTCTGCTATGAGGGCAGACTTAGTTTCTAAAGAAGATTATGCAATTGCAAATTCAAAAATAAGTGCTCTTACAAGTATTTCTGGCCTTATAGGTCCTGCCATTGGGGGATTTATATATTCTTTTGGAGGTATAAAGATTGTATTTTTAATCAATGCATTATCTTTTTTGATATCTGGAATTGCCGAAATTTTTATAAAATATGATTTTAAATCTAATAATAAAAAAATAACAATTAATTCGTTTTTTGATGATGTTAAAGAAGGCGTTGTTTTTATAAAAAAACAGGTAGGTTTAAAATATTTAATGATGTTTGCAGCGATAACAAACTTTTTGCTTGCACCTATAATATATGTGGTTTTTCCCTATGTATTCAAAGAAACGATAGGTTTTTCTTCTGAACAATATGGTTTATTACAAACTGGATTTACCATAGGAGCATTGTTGGGAAGCCTTATATTTGGGAAATACCTCATAAGTGTTTCATCAAGAAAGAGTATAAGTTTTGGGTTGATTTTTCAACTAATGGTAGGATTTTTTGTTTCTATAGTTATTTTTCCAAATATAGTAAGAAATTTTGATAGTAATTTATGGAATTTTTTCTTTGTTGTTTTTATATTAGTTATTTTTTGGGGTTTTTTTAATATTATCATTAATATACCAATTCAAACAAATATGCAAAGAATGGCTCCTTCATATATAAGAGCAAGAGTTTTTTCTGTTGTTAGTCTCATATTTCAAGGAGCTGTTCCAGTTGGTTCTATATTATATGGTTTTTTTGTAGATTTTTTCCCAGCACATATTATAATGTTGATTTCTATATTATTATCTGCTTTTGTATCTATTTTATTTTTGATAAAATCTCCAGATGAAACTTTTGAATCACAAATGAATTAACTATTATGAATGTATTTTATGTTGAATTTTTTTAATAATAAGTGTATAATGTTTTTAATAATGTGATACTTTTAATTATGAATAAAGTAAAAAATATTTATAAAATTAGAAATATATAATTTGCAGGCGGTGAATGAATGAAATATTGCATTGTAAATACTGGAATAGATCTTGAGAATAATTAAAAATATCAGGAGGTTTTATAATGTCTATTCCAGAAGAAAAAAAATATCCAAGAACAGGAGATATGCAAACTGTTTACTTGAAAAATGTTATTACCAATCCTAATATAGAAATTGATGATTATACGATATATAATGATTTTATAAATGATCCGATTTATTTTGAAAAAAACAATGTTTTGTATCATTATCCTATAAATAATGATAAGTTGATCATCGGTAAATTTTGTTCTATTGCTTGTGGAGCTAAATTTATTTTTACTAGTGGAAATCATTCTTTAAAGTCATTATCAAATTATCCATTTCCAATTTTTTGGGAAGAGTATGATCTCTTGCAGAGTGATATCATACAGGCTTGGGATAATAAAGGGGATATTGTTATAGAAAATGATGTATGGATTGGATATGAATCTATTATTATGTCTGGTGTTCATATTGGAAATGGAGCCATTATAGGAACAAGAGCAGTTGTGACAAAAGATGTTGAACCATATACAATAGTTGGTGGTGTACCAGCAAAACCGATAAAAAAAAGATTTAATAATGATACAATTGAAAAATTGCAATCTATTTGTTGGTGGAATTGGAGTAAAGAAAAAATATGTCAAAAAATTAAATATATTATTTGTGGCAATATAGATGAATTATAAATTTTTTAAAAAAAATTTATAATGTGAACATATTGATTTTTAAAAGGATATTATATAGTTTTAGCAGGCGATATATTTCGTCTGTTATTTTTATAAAAAGAATAATTTTTTAAAATAATGAATGATATGAGGAGGATATTTATGAAGTTTAAGATTAAAACTCTTGAAGAATTAAGATTATTTAAAGAGAACCTTTCTAAAGATTATGCAGAACTTTTAAATTCAAATTTAAAAATTCCCATAAAACAAGCTAATATCTTGGCTAAAAAAGAAATAGATGAGATATTTAATTCTTTACATGAAAAACATAGAGTTTATAATGTATTATTTAAAAATAATATAATTGGTGAAATATGGTTGTCTTTGAATGAAAAGAATAAAAGTTGTTTTATATATGATGTAAAAATAAATGAAAATGAAAGACATAAAGGCTATGGCGAAAAAATAATGCAAAGTCTTTATGTCTTTTTATCTGAAAATAGTATAGAAAGTATAGAATTAACAATTTATGGTGATAACAAAAGCTATATAGATTTTTATAAAAAGAATGGTTTTGAAATATCTTCCGTAAGAATGACAAAAAATTTAAAATAATCTCAATTGATCTGCTTTTTGAGTTATTCCTTCTTGTTTTTCAAGTTTAGATTTAACGGCTTGTATTATATGAATATTTTCTGAAAATTGTTCAAGTCTTGAAAGAATATTTTTTTCAAAAAATGTGTAGTAATCTATTTCTAATTCTTTATTTTCTATTAATTTTTTAAATTCTTCAATATGTTCGGATTCTATACACGAAGATATTAAGGGTTCTGAACTTTTTATATTGATATTAAAGATATTTTCTATTATTAAGTAGTTTTTTTTGTTCAAATATTTTATATAATAATATAATAAACGATCTTCATATTTGTATTGAAAATTATATATTTTTTGCATTATTTGAACTCCTCTTACATGGTTGGGAATCGTTTTATATTTAGAAAAATCTGTTTTTGTAATATTTTTATATATGGCTATATCTTCTATGGGCATTGCTTTTATTTTTTCGAAATATTCAAGTAAATCTTCTTCTTTTAATTCTTCGTCAAGAGATTTTATGAAAAGGTCTGTAAGTATTTCTTTGATACTTTGTGGAGTATCAGATCTCACGATTTCGACTCCATGGGTTATTATATTTTTGGCGAAATCATGACCGAAATATCTTTTTTTGACTCCAAAAAATCTGACGGTTTCAAAAAGTTTATCTACATCTACAGAAAATGTGCATCTTTGAGTTATTTCTTCAGTATTTGAATAATTTATTGTAAGTTCTTTTGCTATATTTGTATTTATATATGAAGCTAGGAATTTGCCTATATCTTCAAGATCTTTTGCATTTAAATTTTCTTCAGTGTGTATGACATTAAAAGAACTATCTGTATCTGAGTATATTACTTCAGTTTTAAAGGATATTATTTTTTTATTTATATTTATGTTTTCAAATTTTTTATTATTAAGTTTTTTGTTCATATACTTTAAAGCTGATCTTGAGCCTGCTGTTATGGAAGCAGCTACTCTTTTATCATGTAATGGAAAACGACTTGTTCCTATTACTCCATACATGGAGTTTAAAAGTATTTTGTAATTACTTTGCTTTATATCATACTTTATATATTGTGGATCATCTTTTGGGGTATTATTTTTTAGGGATTTATATTTTAATCTTTCTTTTAATAAAAATCTTATTAAAGATGGAAACACACCTTCCTTTTCTAAGGTGTATTTTAATGGTAAATAGTTTTTATTTTCTTCTTCTAATATTAAGCCCATATCTACATGTTTTCCTTTATAATTTTTATCATAAATCAATGTTTCTGGAGATATGTTATAGGTCAGTATAGTGTTTGGATAAAGTGAAGCATAATCTAATACGATTGTATTTTTATATTTTTTATCTTCTGGTTGTAAAACTATAGCTCCTTCAAAATCTGCTTCAGAATCCTGAAAACCATAACTCATTCTTTGGAAAGTTTGTTTTTGTGGTAAAAGAAATTGTTGTAAATAGTGATCTATAGTTATGGAATTGCCCATGAGCATATTTAGAG is part of the Oceanotoga teriensis genome and harbors:
- a CDS encoding methyl-accepting chemotaxis protein; protein product: MSIKYKIFIIIFLMGVLPLMINGFLSYNISFKEFEKENFNHLDSIRILKKEQIEDYFKERKIDLNVFSENKQIKNSVRDFVYAFEEYGVESDLWNDYYNKYSDYTELYANEYNYTDIIFVSKEGNIVFSAKNKFDLGINIKEFGLNDFFMSAENGFGFTDFIYSDILKEPVMFIGKPVFKEDKSVGFVVFIINMQPLNDIVHEKVGLGESGEIYIVGSDNKMRSRTYLNDDLDILSQASIVTDVDTGASVEKLDKKSKMEIITDYNGKSVLSSYSDIDVYGMKWGIMAKINFEEALKSAFTIRKIIIMSISITFFIIIIVSVFFSNYISKPLKRLTKIMKKRNLNEKVSVDLMKRKDEVGILTREFFDMVSTLQKIFISFEESSKQVNLSAVNLSSSAEETGAGTEEISGQINMISESALSFKNNMDIINEEILKINDKSIGILKSSEELNIFTDEVNRLSDEGYSSIKNVSGIIKKSSDVSNSNIEEIKKLLDLTSNIGNIIDSINSITDQTNLLALNASIEAARAGEAGKGFAVVASEIRNLADESKKSTDKIRDILNLIYVSSENVEGKSKKVFDYVLSAKKDIDDVSDKFENINNKISSIAKGIKNLNFDVEEQNEYTDNIKNSMVKTIEKLEDMKDQIEFSNEGLKEQVDAVQFIRDNIEELTMLSETLKNDISNFEF
- a CDS encoding MFS transporter; this encodes MTSLQKKNFNIFAIGMFVSLLGSQIQMISMPLFILDITGSGTLTGFFTFLMLFPFILITPVAGVLGDRLNRKNIMVYMDIIRGFMVMFLAIWAFLFEISLTMIFIFQIFISVMDGIFSSSTSAMRADLVSKEDYAIANSKISALTSISGLIGPAIGGFIYSFGGIKIVFLINALSFLISGIAEIFIKYDFKSNNKKITINSFFDDVKEGVVFIKKQVGLKYLMMFAAITNFLLAPIIYVVFPYVFKETIGFSSEQYGLLQTGFTIGALLGSLIFGKYLISVSSRKSISFGLIFQLMVGFFVSIVIFPNIVRNFDSNLWNFFFVVFILVIFWGFFNIIINIPIQTNMQRMAPSYIRARVFSVVSLIFQGAVPVGSILYGFFVDFFPAHIIMLISILLSAFVSILFLIKSPDETFESQMN
- a CDS encoding CatB-related O-acetyltransferase translates to MSIPEEKKYPRTGDMQTVYLKNVITNPNIEIDDYTIYNDFINDPIYFEKNNVLYHYPINNDKLIIGKFCSIACGAKFIFTSGNHSLKSLSNYPFPIFWEEYDLLQSDIIQAWDNKGDIVIENDVWIGYESIIMSGVHIGNGAIIGTRAVVTKDVEPYTIVGGVPAKPIKKRFNNDTIEKLQSICWWNWSKEKICQKIKYIICGNIDEL
- a CDS encoding GNAT family N-acetyltransferase; translation: MKFKIKTLEELRLFKENLSKDYAELLNSNLKIPIKQANILAKKEIDEIFNSLHEKHRVYNVLFKNNIIGEIWLSLNEKNKSCFIYDVKINENERHKGYGEKIMQSLYVFLSENSIESIELTIYGDNKSYIDFYKKNGFEISSVRMTKNLK
- a CDS encoding DNA polymerase domain-containing protein, whose protein sequence is MRVTAIWQNNLTRNIYFKTGVNSKWIKKENNFNLLFEEKDLAIIKKILYINRLDKKYIKNVESGWKDVFNINIIRTVFNEKVSFYKFSKIIKEIEEKGKKIYGYNIMDIFEGEISDKISDKKIWYLDIEVEENENKSYNKNIPISISADGTIISIAYYDSYIKDYYALVLQPNINQNLKNTNNIKYFKREEDLLNYFNNLIKEQNPDIISGWYSDGFDIPYIINRARKFNIEISSIEKLKPFSSYKKLPGGFIYKNVIPGINLLDYMDLYKKFMLAQPNSYKLDNIAKFHDIKGKTEYKGFLNYRKDFEKFLAYIFRDVEILVELEKKLNLNSLICGLQSVIKIPLNMLMGNSITIDHYLQQFLLPQKQTFQRMSYGFQDSEADFEGAIVLQPEDKKYKNTIVLDYASLYPNTILTYNISPETLIYDKNYKGKHVDMGLILEEENKNYLPLKYTLEKEGVFPSLIRFLLKERLKYKSLKNNTPKDDPQYIKYDIKQSNYKILLNSMYGVIGTSRFPLHDKRVAASITAGSRSALKYMNKKLNNKKFENININKKIISFKTEVIYSDTDSSFNVIHTEENLNAKDLEDIGKFLASYINTNIAKELTINYSNTEEITQRCTFSVDVDKLFETVRFFGVKKRYFGHDFAKNIITHGVEIVRSDTPQSIKEILTDLFIKSLDEELKEEDLLEYFEKIKAMPIEDIAIYKNITKTDFSKYKTIPNHVRGVQIMQKIYNFQYKYEDRLLYYYIKYLNKKNYLIIENIFNINIKSSEPLISSCIESEHIEEFKKLIENKELEIDYYTFFEKNILSRLEQFSENIHIIQAVKSKLEKQEGITQKADQLRLF